The Cylindrospermum stagnale PCC 7417 genome segment ACTTTCGCGGGAATATCAATTAGAGCCGCCAGAATCGGATATTCAATAGGGGAAAGCCAGTTTAATCCATACCCCGTTCTGTGAACAACCCCATTAATTTCCGCTTGCGGCTGTGAATCTCGATCAACTGCGCCCGATAGCTTGACCATTCAGCTTGCGAACCAGATTCCAAATAGGCAGCGCGGGCTTTCTTCAGCCACTCTACTGCTTCATCATAATATTCTGCCTTACCCGCATCCATAATTGACTCGGCACGGCGACGGGCATTAGCAATTACCCAGCGAGGATTGTGGGGGATGGCTGCTTTCATAACTCGGTGGATCAAATCACCATGAATTGAACGGAGTTCAGTGACGATCGCGATCGCATCCTCGATTAACCCCTCATCTAAAAATATATCCACCTTTGCGGCTTCCGTTCCCCAACCTCCAGAGGTGCGGATAATCCTTAACAAATCTGGTTTCACACCGTCCCAATCAACCCCTGCCAAGTCTCTAATCTGTTGGTAAATTGCAAATGAAGGGTCAGCGGCAAAAGCCCCCTTAATAGCTAATAAAGCTGCTGCATTATCTCCCAACTCCTGGGCTAAATCACCTGTCCAAATGCCCAAATCGTACTGACAATTTCCCGGTAAATTTAATCCAGTCTGGGCAATTTCTAACGCCTCGGTGAATGCACCCTGTTCTGCTAAGGTTTTTGCTAAGGTAAAAGCTTCCTCCATTACAGTCATTTGGGTTTTAGCTGCTGCCATCGCTTCCTCAACCTTACCTAAGCGCCCCAACATTGTCAGATATTGCTGAACTTGCCCTTCTGCTTGGGCTAAATTCAGGTATTCCTGATAACGTTCTTGACCTTCAAGAATTTTTAAGCGAATTAGGGCCAAATCGTCAGCGTAATCAGGAACTTCTTCTCTCCAAACTCCCTTGGTGGTGAAATTTCCCAACAGAACCTGCACCAGATCCGGGTCATCCCAATCTTGACGCAGAGCCTCTAAACTCATGGCAAAATCGGCATTCCACTCATCTTGCCATGTTTCTAATTCTACCTGAAGATCAATTTTTTCTTCCTTTGTGAGTGCGGCGGTGAGAATAGCCTCACACCAAGCTGCATTCAATTCTTGGGCAATTTCGTGATTTTCAGCACCGTACTGGGCGACATCATCCCAATTTTCTACACAGGTAGAAGTAATTGCTGCCAAAATAGCGATCGCATGATCACCTTCCCCCCGTTCACTACAATCTACAGCCGTTTGCACCAAACTCAGCAATTCTTCGCTGATTGGGTCTTCCTCACAGCCATCTTCTAAGTCGCGCACCGCATCCCGGATAATCTGGCGTACCTGCTGGCGAAAGGGGGCCGGGTTAACAGTCGGACGGGGTTGTGTGGGTTGTTTTTTGGGAGTGGGATCGATCATCCAACTGACGTGCTGGTCGATCGCCTCAATTAATGGTGGATGTTCTGCTACCAACTCTTGCAGCAGCCTTTGGGTTTGGATATGATCCAGACAATCCAGTAAT includes the following:
- a CDS encoding SWIM zinc finger family protein → MSMLNFSEFTIRRHANTKSFQRGEAYYEGGAVVTVTQRGNLLSSEVEGSEAKPYHVCLNLADDGLKLGSCTCDYNFEGWCQHIVATMLVCVRQPELIEQRPSLEQLLDCLDHIQTQRLLQELVAEHPPLIEAIDQHVSWMIDPTPKKQPTQPRPTVNPAPFRQQVRQIIRDAVRDLEDGCEEDPISEELLSLVQTAVDCSERGEGDHAIAILAAITSTCVENWDDVAQYGAENHEIAQELNAAWCEAILTAALTKEEKIDLQVELETWQDEWNADFAMSLEALRQDWDDPDLVQVLLGNFTTKGVWREEVPDYADDLALIRLKILEGQERYQEYLNLAQAEGQVQQYLTMLGRLGKVEEAMAAAKTQMTVMEEAFTLAKTLAEQGAFTEALEIAQTGLNLPGNCQYDLGIWTGDLAQELGDNAAALLAIKGAFAADPSFAIYQQIRDLAGVDWDGVKPDLLRIIRTSGGWGTEAAKVDIFLDEGLIEDAIAIVTELRSIHGDLIHRVMKAAIPHNPRWVIANARRRAESIMDAGKAEYYDEAVEWLKKARAAYLESGSQAEWSSYRAQLIEIHSRKRKLMGLFTERGMD